In Ruminococcaceae bacterium R-25, a genomic segment contains:
- a CDS encoding DNA-binding response OmpR family regulator, giving the protein MMVLVVEDDKIIAEGLKLALTGEGMEVTLASSVAEAFAALDSEDTGKKIDFCLLDMTLPDGNGMEICTKVRETSEMPIIFLTAMDDEIHTVLAFDKGADDYISKPFHIKELIARMKRLIKRTKSSANTVCVIGDNSVDITNAKMYRGGEEVPLTAMEYKLLLVFINHAGEVLDRDQILNILWDDVGSFVNDNTLTVYIKRLRSKLGDDDGKFIETLRGQGYRLNL; this is encoded by the coding sequence ATGATGGTATTAGTAGTTGAAGATGACAAAATAATCGCAGAAGGATTGAAGCTTGCTTTAACAGGCGAGGGTATGGAAGTTACCCTCGCTTCTTCTGTTGCCGAAGCCTTTGCAGCTTTGGATAGTGAGGATACCGGTAAAAAGATAGATTTCTGTCTATTGGACATGACTCTTCCTGACGGCAACGGCATGGAGATCTGCACCAAGGTCCGTGAGACATCCGAAATGCCAATTATCTTCTTAACCGCGATGGACGATGAGATCCATACAGTCCTGGCTTTCGACAAGGGCGCGGACGATTATATCTCCAAGCCGTTCCATATCAAGGAACTTATTGCCAGAATGAAGCGCCTCATCAAGCGCACCAAGTCATCAGCAAATACTGTCTGCGTTATCGGCGATAATTCAGTTGATATCACGAATGCGAAAATGTATAGAGGCGGTGAAGAGGTTCCTCTTACTGCAATGGAATATAAGCTTCTGCTGGTATTTATCAACCACGCGGGCGAGGTTTTGGACCGCGACCAGATACTCAACATCCTCTGGGATGACGTCGGAAGCTTTGTCAACGACAACACGCTGACTGTTTATATCAAGCGCCTGAGGAGCAAACTCGGTGACGATGACGGGAAGTTCATCGAGACATTGAGAGGACAGGGGTACAGACTTAATCTATGA
- a CDS encoding cysteine synthase, with the protein MIYNNILEAIGNTPLIKLNHIVPEGAADVFVKNEGLDVGGSIKTRTALNMIERAEKEGKLNKDSIIVEPTSGNQGIGLALIGAVKGYRTIIVMPDSVSHERSMLVKHYGAEVVLIHDDGDIGKAIEECRLKAEEIAASDPHVFIPQQFENPANTEAQYAYTAKEILEAMEGRQIDGFCSGIGTGGTITGIGHALKEVNPSTVIWAAEPENAAILSGGSIGTHVQMGIGDGLIPGILDTKVYDDICIITDEEAINTSRELTRKEGMMCGISSGTNVACAIKLAIKLGAGKTVVTVLPDTAERYFSTPLFEE; encoded by the coding sequence ATGATCTACAACAATATCCTTGAGGCAATCGGAAACACGCCTCTTATTAAGCTGAATCACATAGTACCCGAAGGCGCAGCTGACGTTTTCGTTAAGAACGAAGGCTTGGACGTCGGAGGTTCCATTAAGACGCGCACGGCTCTCAACATGATCGAGCGCGCTGAAAAAGAAGGCAAACTCAACAAAGACAGCATCATCGTAGAGCCTACGAGCGGCAACCAGGGAATAGGACTTGCCCTTATTGGCGCAGTAAAAGGCTACCGCACGATAATCGTAATGCCCGATTCCGTAAGCCACGAGAGATCAATGCTCGTTAAGCACTACGGCGCTGAGGTCGTACTCATTCACGACGACGGCGACATCGGCAAGGCAATCGAAGAGTGCAGACTCAAGGCTGAAGAGATCGCAGCATCCGATCCGCACGTATTTATCCCCCAGCAGTTTGAGAACCCTGCAAATACAGAAGCTCAGTACGCATATACAGCCAAGGAGATCCTTGAAGCAATGGAAGGCCGTCAGATCGACGGTTTCTGCTCAGGCATCGGTACAGGCGGCACTATTACAGGCATTGGCCATGCTTTGAAGGAAGTAAATCCTTCTACAGTTATCTGGGCAGCAGAGCCTGAGAACGCGGCTATCCTGTCCGGCGGCTCCATCGGCACCCACGTTCAGATGGGTATTGGCGACGGCCTTATCCCCGGCATTCTGGATACTAAAGTTTACGATGATATCTGCATCATCACAGACGAAGAGGCCATCAACACATCACGTGAACTCACACGCAAAGAGGGCATGATGTGCGGTATCTCTTCAGGTACTAACGTCGCATGCGCTATCAAGCTCGCGATAAAACTGGGTGCAGGCAAGACCGTAGTTACCGTTCTGCCTGACACGGCTGAGAGATATTTCTCAACGCCTCTTTTCGAGGAATAA
- a CDS encoding signal transduction histidine kinase, with protein MNPYLIAICVLGLIVAALVVYIVVDKIRRKKELDELIEFLTKVQDRDTFPELGLEAEGRMLILRSEIYKLASTLQEQYTGEVKKNTYMAEMLSNISHQIKTPLTAINLMTDALKNGNLDEAQRRRCIANITEQTDHITWLVRSLLTLAEIDAGVLVLKKESVPVKEIIDGIVSGIAIEADIKDVAIEVNVPAENTINCDKRWMSEAFSNIIKNSLQHTEAGGAIKISSEETNLSVNIRIEDNGCGISKKDLPNIFERFYHGEKSDPNSNGIGLSLAKQIINSQNGTISCESEEGKGTIFEIKIYKSATV; from the coding sequence ATGAACCCTTACCTGATCGCAATCTGTGTTCTTGGTCTTATCGTGGCTGCGCTCGTGGTCTACATTGTCGTGGATAAGATACGCCGCAAAAAAGAGCTCGATGAGCTGATCGAATTCCTAACAAAAGTACAGGACAGGGACACTTTCCCGGAACTTGGGCTTGAAGCTGAAGGCCGCATGCTTATCTTGAGAAGCGAGATCTACAAGCTCGCTTCAACTCTACAGGAGCAGTACACAGGCGAGGTCAAAAAGAATACCTACATGGCTGAAATGCTCTCCAATATCTCCCATCAGATAAAGACACCGCTTACGGCGATCAACCTCATGACCGATGCCTTAAAGAATGGCAATCTCGATGAGGCACAGCGCCGCCGCTGCATTGCAAACATCACAGAACAGACTGACCACATCACATGGCTCGTAAGGTCACTTTTGACACTTGCCGAGATCGATGCGGGCGTTCTCGTTCTTAAGAAAGAATCCGTTCCGGTTAAAGAGATAATCGATGGTATAGTTTCAGGCATAGCCATAGAAGCTGACATCAAGGATGTTGCTATCGAAGTAAATGTGCCTGCTGAAAATACCATTAATTGCGACAAGCGCTGGATGTCCGAAGCCTTTTCGAACATCATAAAGAACTCGCTTCAGCACACTGAGGCGGGCGGTGCGATTAAGATCTCATCTGAAGAAACCAATCTGTCCGTTAATATCCGCATAGAAGACAACGGCTGCGGCATTTCCAAAAAGGATCTGCCCAATATTTTCGAGCGCTTTTACCACGGTGAGAAGTCCGATCCCAACAGCAACGGCATCGGCTTGTCGCTTGCAAAGCAGATAATAAACTCCCAGAACGGCACGATCTCCTGCGAGAGCGAAGAGGGAAAAGGCACTATTTTCGAGATAAAAATATATAAATCTGCAACTGTGTAA